Below is a genomic region from Citrobacter telavivensis.
CAGAAACCAGAATGCTTTCGTCAGGCTGCGTCATGTGCCAGTTAAACAGGTTTGGACGCTTCACCCACAAATCACCCTGACCTTCCTGAACAGCGGCACCGCTGCCATCGGTCACTTTCTGCGTAAAGCTGGCGTGGAAGCTGCTCACTTTATCCAGACGACTTTTCAGATCGCTGGCGGCATCCGCCCAAACGCTGCTTACCACGAATCCTGAGAGTAATGCACAGGTGATTGCGATTCTTTTCATTGTTATTCCTCAAAATACGTCACTCCCGACCGGGAGATCCCTCTGCTATCCATTCCAGGCCAAAAATCAGCGTGAGGAAAGTAGACAATACTGAATTACGTAACTTTGCACTTAGTCAAACGGCGGTGGAGCCAGCACTTCGCGATTGCCGTTATGGCCCTGTTCGCTGACGATCCCCTGCGCTTCCATCTGTTCGATGATGCGTGCCGCGCGGTTGTAGCCAATGCGGAACTGGCGCTGTACGCCGGAGATGGACGCTTTATGTTTCTCCGTCACAAAGTTAACCGCTTGATCAAATAACGGATCCAGCTCTTCGCCGCCGTCAAAGCCACCACCGCCACCTTCACTTTCGCTGTCGGAGGTGATGCCATCCACATACTGCGGACGCCCACGTGCCTTCCAGTCCTGAACCACCGCATGCACTTCCTGGTCACGGACAAATGCGCCGTGAACACGCACTGGCATTGTGGAGTTCGGCCCGGAGTAAAGCATATCCCCCATCCCCAGCAGCGATTCTGCACCGCCCTGATCGAGGATGGTACGCGAGTCAATCTTACTGGACACGGTGAAGGCAATACGGGTCGGAATGTTGGCCTTGATCAGACCCGTAATCACGTCAACCGACGGACGCTGCGTCGCCAGCACCAGGTGGATCCCTGCCGCACGGGCTTTTTGCGCCAGTCGGGCAATCAACTCTTCAACTTTCTTACCGACGGTCATCATCAGGTCGGCAAATTCATCCACCAGCACAACGATATACGGCAGTTTTTCCAGTACCGGATGCTGTGCATCCATACTGTCACCCGGCTTCCAGTACGGATCCGGAATCGGACGCCCCATCCGCGCGGCTTCGGCAATCTTCTCGTTGTAACCCGCCAGATTACGCACGCCCAGAGCGGACATCAGCTTGTAACGGCGCTCCATCTCGTTAACGCTCCAGCGCAGGGCGTTGGCGGCGTCTTTCATATCGGTGACGACCTCCGTCAGCAAATGCGGAATGCCTTCGTAAACCGACAGTTCCAGCATTTTCGGGTCGATCATGATGAAGCGAACGTCTTCCGGTTGCGCCTTGTAAAGCATGCTGAGGATCATCGCATTCACACCAACCGATTTACCCGAACCGGTTGTACCCGCCACTAACAGGTGTGGCATTTTCGCCAGGTCAGCCACCACCGGATCGCCAGCAATATCTTTACCCAGCACGACGGTCAGCGGCGACGGGTTTTCACGGAATTTCGCGTTATCCAGCACTTCACGCAGATAAACGGTCTGCCGTTTTTTGTTCGGCAATTCCAGGCCTACGTAGGGTTTGCCCGGAATCACTTCCACCACGCGTACAGCGATGGTCGAAAGCGAACGCGCCAGGTCACGAGAGAGGTTGGAAATACGGGCAGCCTTCACGCCCGGTGCCAGATTCAGTTCAAAACGCGTGATCACCGGACCTGGAGAGTAATTCACCACATCAGCCTTGATGCGGAAGTCAGCCAGACGGGCTTCAACCAGTCGCGCCATTTGTTCCAGCGCAAAGGTATCAACCGGCTCGACTTCGCTCGGCGGCTGCGTCAGCAGATCCAGCGACGGCAACGGCGTCGTCGGTCTTTGCAGCGGACGACTGTCACCGTTGCGCATCAGCAACGGGTGAATCAGACTTTCCTGCGGCTGAGGCGCTGCGGGTTGCTGCGGGACCATCGGCTGTTGTGGCTGCTGATACTGCGGCTGCGGGACCACCGGCTGTTGCGGCTGTTGATACTGCGGCTGCGGGGTCACCGGCTGTTGCGGCTGCTGATACTGCGGCTGAGGGACCACCGGCTGTTGTGGCTGCTGATACTGCGGCTGCGGGGCCACCGGTTGTTGCGGCTGCTGATACTGCGGCTGCGGGACCACCGGCTGTTGCGGCTGTTGATACTGCGGCTGCTGTGGCTGCTGAACAGGCACAGGCTCCGGCATCACGCCCGGCGTAAACAACGGCTCATGCGGGCCATTATCCACCAGCGTTTTCATCGGTGAAAACTCAAAATCATCCAGCGAGAACGGATTCGCTCCCGTAGGTTGCTCACCGGCATAGCGTTGCTGCTGCGAAGAGGCAAACTGGCGCGCCAGTTCGGCTTCTGCAGCGACATCTTCATCGTCAGCCTGCGTCACATCTCGCGGATACTCATCGCCATAACGACTTTGCTGTGACTGGGCGAACTGACGAGCCAGTTCATCCTGCTGCATGGCGTCGATTTCATCATCGCTGTATTGCGGATCGTGCTGCCCGGCCTCACGTACTCTCTCCTCAGCCATACGCTGAGACGGTAATTTAATGCCATACGATGCCAGCTCACGGCGCGTCGGTACGCGCACGCGGTTCGGACGAGGCAACTGTGGACCAATCCCTTCTTTCACCTGCGGACGCGGCGCGCCGCCGTTCGCGAGGCTGAAGATCGGCGCTGCTGCTGCCGCAGTCGCACCGGCTGATAACGTCGCATCCTTCA
It encodes:
- the ftsK gene encoding DNA translocase FtsK; translation: MSQEYTEDKEVTLTKLSSGRRLLEALLILIALFAVWLMAALLSFNPSDPSWSQTAWHEPIHNLGGAPGAWLADTLFFIFGVMAYTIPVIIVGGCWFAWRHQATDDYIDYFAVSLRIIGVLALILTSCGLAAINADDIWYFASGGVIGSLLSTTLQPLLHSSGGTITLLCVWAAGLTLFTGWSWVSIAEKLGGWLLNILTFASNRTRRDDTWVEDDEYEDDEEYEDEADGGRRESRRARILRGALARRKRLAEKFINPHGRQTDAALFSGRRMDDEDEVAYSARGVEADPGDVLFSGHRATQPEYDEYDPLLNGHSVTEPVAAAAATAATQAWAAPVDPIMQTPPMSGAETVSVQPAVEWQPVPGPQTGEPAIAPAPEGYPPHAQYAQPQHAQYESWQQPVPTEQQYTAPVGPETGYLQPGVPQQPWQQPQPAPEQPWQPESVYPSEPVQQPNYHQPAYQPGPQEPVVQQMPVAEPEPVVEETKPARPPLYYFEEVEEKRAREREQLAAWYQPIPEPVNALESVAPAPSAAPSIPPVDAAAAIAPIAAGVKDATLSAGATAAAAAPIFSLANGGAPRPQVKEGIGPQLPRPNRVRVPTRRELASYGIKLPSQRMAEERVREAGQHDPQYSDDEIDAMQQDELARQFAQSQQSRYGDEYPRDVTQADDEDVAAEAELARQFASSQQQRYAGEQPTGANPFSLDDFEFSPMKTLVDNGPHEPLFTPGVMPEPVPVQQPQQPQYQQPQQPVVPQPQYQQPQQPVAPQPQYQQPQQPVVPQPQYQQPQQPVTPQPQYQQPQQPVVPQPQYQQPQQPMVPQQPAAPQPQESLIHPLLMRNGDSRPLQRPTTPLPSLDLLTQPPSEVEPVDTFALEQMARLVEARLADFRIKADVVNYSPGPVITRFELNLAPGVKAARISNLSRDLARSLSTIAVRVVEVIPGKPYVGLELPNKKRQTVYLREVLDNAKFRENPSPLTVVLGKDIAGDPVVADLAKMPHLLVAGTTGSGKSVGVNAMILSMLYKAQPEDVRFIMIDPKMLELSVYEGIPHLLTEVVTDMKDAANALRWSVNEMERRYKLMSALGVRNLAGYNEKIAEAARMGRPIPDPYWKPGDSMDAQHPVLEKLPYIVVLVDEFADLMMTVGKKVEELIARLAQKARAAGIHLVLATQRPSVDVITGLIKANIPTRIAFTVSSKIDSRTILDQGGAESLLGMGDMLYSGPNSTMPVRVHGAFVRDQEVHAVVQDWKARGRPQYVDGITSDSESEGGGGGFDGGEELDPLFDQAVNFVTEKHKASISGVQRQFRIGYNRAARIIEQMEAQGIVSEQGHNGNREVLAPPPFD